From a region of the Pelagicoccus enzymogenes genome:
- the mog gene encoding molybdopterin adenylyltransferase, translating into MSPYSPRIGVINISDRASQGIYEDIPGKACLEILKEWLVTDFETSYAVIPDEQEQIESTLKKFADEEGCSLIVTTGGTGPAPRDITPEATEAVCEKMLPGFGELMRSASLKYVPTAILSRQTAGTRGHSLIVNLPGKPKAIRENLEAVFPAIPYCIDLIGGARFETNEAVMKAFRPKGA; encoded by the coding sequence ATGTCCCCCTATAGTCCCCGCATCGGCGTCATCAACATCTCAGACCGCGCCTCCCAAGGCATCTACGAAGATATCCCGGGCAAGGCCTGCTTGGAAATCCTGAAAGAGTGGCTCGTCACCGACTTCGAAACCTCCTACGCCGTCATTCCCGACGAACAGGAGCAAATCGAATCCACTCTCAAGAAATTTGCCGACGAGGAAGGCTGTAGTTTAATCGTAACGACAGGTGGCACGGGCCCCGCTCCCCGCGACATCACCCCCGAAGCCACTGAAGCCGTTTGCGAAAAGATGCTACCGGGGTTCGGCGAACTGATGCGCAGCGCCTCGCTCAAGTACGTGCCCACCGCCATCCTTTCTCGCCAAACCGCTGGCACCCGAGGCCACAGCCTTATCGTCAACCTGCCCGGCAAGCCTAAAGCCATCCGAGAGAACCTGGAAGCCGTCTTTCCAGCCATCCCTTACTGCATCGATCTCATCGGTGGCGCCCGCTTCGAAACCAACGAGGCAGTCATGAAAGCCTTCCGCCCCAAGGGAGCGTAG
- a CDS encoding ATP-binding protein yields MLPTDPNAPQLIPSWIFEQDFLVFLSFFGWMLVGLLALSKPLSKNGGARLPWLWIGFYAFSQAVSDFLRTLSFSDEFFRTFNLEVGFEMLGYGLLVETAIRYAKKDEERYFFPYSALGGLFLGLSIEIGDLLYTLVVSFLVSAGAVFWAGRVFARAAMEEKRRELYAIVAGLALLFPTWLLAPGRLDALMTDQSVAYEDFPYYGFDLLLLRIVAGWTILAGFWYYRLQRRIEDVVPQIGNQLRLWGHRVLPVALGLVVGASFLVTSWNGQRMKDRMSQDYLSRVQTAAVPMDVAEIGTLDEILADGRRLDGAIAGQLLGIKRVGSDVRSVYLWNGDGDGIRTAAFETEQSEQPFLAKSHLKLSALDGFDSGEAFLAGPFAAGGESLMFLSAPIRDRSTGEIAYWLGIDVSGAAWFRNVSLSRLQTIIIAGLIMALVIFFLYYQIEHESEADLILAKERAEAGDRAKSEFLAVISHEIRTPLQSVLGYSDLLKGTRLDEKQRACLDTIQSEGKILLRIVQDILDFSNLRKASFQLEYGPVRLRRLIEETFRTIKPMADRKGLKAHLEITQEVPELVKADAVRLRQVLLNLFGNSVKYTEEGEVFLKAFVDDKDDALPLKFEILDTGVGIKEADLVRLFEPFIQLEHSSKFPREGAGLGLAIVNRIVELMGGRIDVQSEVGKGSCFTASFAFEALELEAGESNELAGTEVEEEDEFPMGQLYPLKILVVDDNPMVRRLILQYLEALGYEADECDGGQVAADRGLEYDLLIMDLRMPGVDGPTAASMLREKGGAAERPWIIAVSASLQEDEVKRARDAGVNDFLGKPFYAGQLGETIEAIAWIEEKRVDPDSIVGESAAAAPEPEHVPLFIGPAREEEPEEEIEPAAKPAIPQTVFGGIDSYPEEAVKAAVAEVYSKHRDMEASAQKGDWFMVKEDAHYLANTAMALGIDQLYLDSKDVENAALAEDAEKVAKGLLELKLNFEAWESDE; encoded by the coding sequence ATGCTTCCCACCGATCCTAACGCCCCGCAACTGATTCCGAGCTGGATATTCGAGCAGGACTTTTTGGTCTTCCTCTCGTTTTTCGGATGGATGCTGGTTGGGCTTCTGGCGCTTTCCAAGCCCTTGTCCAAGAACGGGGGAGCGCGGCTGCCGTGGCTTTGGATCGGCTTCTACGCATTCTCGCAGGCGGTTTCTGACTTCTTGCGGACTTTGTCTTTTTCCGACGAGTTTTTCCGCACCTTCAACTTGGAAGTAGGCTTCGAGATGCTGGGCTACGGACTTCTGGTGGAAACGGCGATCCGCTATGCCAAGAAGGACGAAGAGCGCTACTTTTTTCCGTATTCCGCGCTGGGGGGCTTGTTTTTGGGGCTATCCATCGAAATCGGTGACCTGCTGTATACCTTGGTGGTGTCGTTTTTGGTCTCGGCTGGGGCGGTGTTTTGGGCTGGTCGCGTGTTTGCTCGGGCTGCGATGGAGGAAAAGCGGAGGGAACTCTATGCGATCGTAGCCGGTTTGGCGCTGCTGTTTCCGACATGGTTGCTGGCTCCAGGGCGCCTGGATGCGCTGATGACGGATCAGTCGGTCGCGTACGAAGATTTTCCCTACTATGGCTTCGACCTCTTGCTGCTGAGAATCGTGGCGGGGTGGACGATATTGGCCGGATTTTGGTACTATCGCTTGCAGCGCCGCATCGAGGACGTTGTGCCGCAAATCGGCAACCAGTTGCGTCTCTGGGGGCATCGAGTATTGCCGGTCGCCCTAGGCCTTGTGGTGGGGGCGAGCTTTCTGGTGACCAGCTGGAACGGGCAACGCATGAAGGATCGCATGTCGCAGGATTACCTGTCGCGCGTGCAGACTGCGGCGGTGCCTATGGACGTGGCGGAAATCGGTACGCTCGACGAGATTTTGGCGGATGGCCGTCGCCTAGACGGCGCGATTGCGGGGCAGCTGCTGGGAATCAAGCGTGTTGGCTCTGATGTTCGAAGCGTGTATTTGTGGAACGGGGACGGAGACGGAATTCGGACGGCGGCTTTCGAAACAGAACAGAGCGAGCAGCCGTTTTTGGCGAAGTCGCACCTCAAGCTCTCGGCTCTAGACGGATTCGACTCAGGGGAAGCCTTCTTGGCTGGCCCCTTTGCGGCGGGAGGCGAGTCGCTCATGTTTCTCAGCGCGCCCATACGCGACCGAAGCACCGGAGAGATCGCTTATTGGCTGGGGATCGACGTGTCCGGTGCGGCTTGGTTTCGCAACGTATCTCTTTCGCGACTACAAACGATCATCATTGCGGGGCTGATCATGGCCCTTGTGATCTTCTTCTTGTACTATCAAATCGAGCACGAGAGCGAAGCGGACCTGATTCTTGCGAAGGAGCGCGCGGAGGCGGGAGACCGGGCGAAGAGCGAGTTTTTGGCGGTGATCAGCCACGAGATCCGCACGCCGCTACAAAGCGTCCTTGGCTATAGCGATTTGCTCAAAGGGACGCGCTTGGACGAGAAGCAGCGGGCCTGTTTGGATACCATCCAGTCGGAAGGCAAAATCCTGCTTCGTATCGTACAGGACATCTTGGACTTCAGTAACCTGCGCAAGGCGAGCTTCCAATTGGAGTACGGACCGGTGCGGCTGCGTCGTTTGATCGAGGAAACCTTTCGTACTATCAAGCCGATGGCGGATCGCAAGGGCCTGAAGGCTCATCTCGAGATCACTCAAGAAGTGCCCGAACTCGTGAAAGCAGACGCGGTTCGATTGCGGCAAGTATTGCTCAACCTGTTTGGAAATTCGGTGAAGTACACCGAGGAAGGGGAGGTTTTTCTCAAAGCTTTCGTCGACGATAAGGATGACGCGCTTCCCTTGAAGTTCGAGATTTTGGATACAGGTGTGGGGATCAAGGAAGCCGACTTGGTCCGCTTGTTCGAACCGTTTATCCAACTGGAACATTCCAGCAAATTCCCCCGCGAGGGCGCGGGTCTGGGGCTCGCCATCGTTAACCGCATCGTGGAGCTGATGGGAGGCCGTATCGACGTGCAGAGCGAAGTGGGCAAGGGCTCTTGCTTTACCGCGTCTTTCGCCTTCGAAGCTTTGGAGCTCGAAGCGGGCGAATCGAATGAGCTAGCCGGGACTGAGGTAGAGGAAGAGGACGAGTTCCCCATGGGACAGCTTTATCCCCTAAAGATTTTGGTGGTCGACGACAACCCGATGGTGCGGCGGCTTATCTTGCAGTACTTGGAGGCCTTGGGCTACGAGGCTGACGAGTGCGATGGAGGGCAAGTTGCTGCGGACCGGGGTCTGGAATATGACCTGCTGATCATGGATCTTCGCATGCCAGGGGTCGATGGCCCGACGGCTGCGAGCATGTTACGGGAGAAGGGGGGCGCTGCCGAGCGACCATGGATCATCGCGGTTTCCGCCTCGCTGCAAGAAGACGAGGTCAAGCGGGCTCGCGATGCGGGCGTGAACGACTTCTTGGGTAAGCCATTCTACGCTGGCCAGCTGGGGGAAACGATTGAAGCGATCGCTTGGATCGAAGAGAAGCGAGTTGATCCGGATTCAATCGTCGGAGAGAGCGCAGCAGCCGCCCCGGAGCCTGAGCATGTACCTTTGTTCATTGGCCCTGCCAGGGAGGAGGAGCCAGAGGAGGAAATCGAGCCAGCAGCGAAGCCTGCGATCCCGCAAACGGTATTTGGCGGAATCGACAGCTACCCCGAAGAAGCGGTCAAGGCGGCGGTAGCCGAAGTGTATTCGAAACACCGTGACATGGAAGCGAGCGCGCAGAAGGGCGATTGGTTTATGGTCAAGGAGGATGCTCATTACTTGGCCAATACAGCGATGGCACTCGGAATTGATCAGCTGTATTTGGATTCCAAGGACGTGGAGAACGCGGCCCTTGCGGAAGACGCGGAAAAGGTCGCCAAAGGCCTATTGGAGTTGAAGCTGAACTTCGAGGCTTGGGAAAGCGACGAGTAG
- a CDS encoding MIP/aquaporin family protein, with translation MSPKNSTAFLGELVGTFLLVFFGCGSVAAAVAMGAQVGLFQVAIVWGFGVTVAILLAGSASGAHINPAITLAFATVRDFPWRRVPLYLVAQFLGAFLAAATLYGLFGGGIALFEASNGIVRGQAGSEASAMIFGEYFPNPGGAPLTEAARSHIGLPHALLAEFLGTGLLAFAVFGFTDPKNSAILPRYVPFAIGATLTVLISLLAPLSMGGFNPARDFAPRLFSSLAGWGSLPFELNGHGWLTVYILAPIAGAIVGAYLQKLLLSRD, from the coding sequence ATGTCTCCCAAAAACAGCACTGCTTTCCTAGGCGAACTCGTCGGCACCTTCCTCCTCGTCTTTTTCGGATGCGGAAGCGTCGCTGCAGCCGTAGCCATGGGAGCCCAAGTCGGCCTCTTTCAAGTCGCCATCGTCTGGGGTTTCGGCGTCACCGTGGCCATCCTCCTTGCTGGAAGCGCCAGCGGAGCCCACATCAATCCCGCCATCACCCTCGCCTTCGCCACCGTGCGGGACTTTCCCTGGCGACGCGTCCCCCTCTATTTGGTCGCCCAATTTCTCGGAGCCTTCCTCGCGGCCGCCACCTTATACGGACTTTTTGGAGGCGGCATCGCCCTTTTCGAGGCCAGCAACGGTATCGTGCGCGGGCAAGCCGGCAGCGAAGCCAGCGCCATGATTTTCGGCGAATACTTCCCCAATCCCGGAGGAGCGCCGCTGACCGAAGCCGCCCGTTCGCACATCGGCCTTCCCCACGCCCTGCTCGCCGAATTCTTGGGCACCGGCCTGCTCGCCTTCGCGGTCTTCGGCTTCACCGACCCGAAAAACAGCGCCATCCTTCCACGCTATGTTCCCTTCGCCATCGGGGCGACCCTCACCGTGCTCATTTCCCTGCTCGCGCCGCTCTCCATGGGCGGATTCAATCCAGCCCGCGACTTCGCTCCCAGGCTCTTTTCCAGCCTAGCCGGCTGGGGCAGCCTCCCCTTCGAGCTGAACGGACACGGTTGGCTCACCGTCTACATCCTCGCCCCCATTGCCGGAGCCATTGTCGGAGCTTACTTGCAAAAGCTCCTGCTCTCCCGGGACTAG
- a CDS encoding ROK family transcriptional regulator: MQAKYDRGDIRRLNAVSALKQLRENGPLSRAQIADRLGLTRATVSAIVADLIGASLVTESQYEEGGVGRRGMLLDLNPSCGSMVAVELDIDRVEVVLANLGMKFLWRGESSLSAPVSAEEGLRRAGQLVEQAVAKSAELGLPCFGIGVAWAGLVKRATGELAYGPTSGWESVAIKDEWEAKFRLPVYVENEAHAGAIAAHHLGEPRGVRDLIYLSLGVGLSSGVFVDGGLLRGSQGYAGQVGHTPFVAEGHQCSCGRKGCWVTEIGAAGVLRKLRTAGVELPSGADGNLDWIPEICAMAKEGDSRIRNVLAEEGRQIGEGLAQLIQVFNPSQVVIGGHLRDLLVLCEEQVRSTLREKVLYPMGKEVSVLVSASPEDQLMGCLATVFDAVMQNPMPISAS; the protein is encoded by the coding sequence ATGCAGGCGAAGTACGACAGAGGTGATATCAGGCGGCTAAACGCGGTAAGCGCTCTCAAGCAGCTGCGCGAGAACGGTCCCTTGTCGCGCGCTCAAATCGCGGATCGCCTCGGCCTGACGCGGGCGACCGTGTCGGCTATAGTCGCGGACTTGATCGGCGCTTCGCTAGTCACCGAGAGCCAGTACGAGGAGGGCGGCGTGGGGCGGCGGGGGATGTTGCTCGACTTGAATCCCTCTTGCGGGTCGATGGTGGCGGTGGAGTTGGACATCGACCGGGTGGAGGTCGTACTGGCGAATTTGGGCATGAAATTCCTCTGGCGGGGCGAATCGAGCCTGTCGGCCCCCGTTTCGGCAGAGGAGGGCTTGCGTCGCGCGGGGCAGCTGGTGGAGCAGGCAGTAGCCAAGTCAGCCGAGCTGGGCTTGCCTTGTTTCGGGATCGGCGTGGCTTGGGCGGGATTGGTCAAGCGGGCGACCGGGGAATTGGCCTACGGTCCGACTTCCGGCTGGGAGAGCGTAGCGATCAAGGATGAGTGGGAGGCCAAGTTCCGCTTGCCCGTTTACGTGGAAAACGAAGCCCATGCGGGGGCGATCGCGGCCCATCATCTGGGCGAACCGCGCGGGGTGCGGGACTTGATTTACTTGAGCCTGGGAGTGGGCTTGAGCTCTGGCGTTTTCGTAGACGGCGGTTTGCTGCGTGGGAGCCAAGGCTACGCTGGGCAGGTCGGACACACGCCTTTTGTCGCGGAAGGGCACCAGTGCAGCTGCGGGCGCAAAGGATGTTGGGTCACGGAGATCGGAGCCGCGGGAGTGTTGCGCAAGCTGCGAACAGCAGGGGTGGAATTGCCTTCGGGCGCTGACGGAAACCTGGACTGGATTCCGGAGATTTGCGCCATGGCGAAGGAGGGGGACTCGAGGATTCGAAATGTTTTGGCGGAAGAAGGGAGGCAAATTGGAGAAGGCCTAGCCCAGCTCATCCAAGTCTTTAATCCATCCCAGGTTGTGATTGGCGGGCATTTGAGGGACCTGCTGGTTTTGTGCGAGGAGCAGGTTCGCTCTACCTTGCGGGAGAAGGTTTTGTATCCAATGGGCAAGGAGGTCAGCGTTCTAGTGAGTGCCTCGCCAGAGGATCAGCTGATGGGGTGTTTGGCGACGGTGTTTGATGCGGTGATGCAAAACCCGATGCCAATTTCGGCAAGCTAG
- a CDS encoding Gfo/Idh/MocA family oxidoreductase codes for MKPAPISPRADLSRRHFLKASAAIGAFAFLPSRMLWGAGTPNEKIRLACIGIGNRGKANINNIAQNDICEIVALCDVDLQGEHTAEIQENFPKARKFSDFRKLFDEMADQIDAVLISTPDHSHFSMTMLAMSLGKHVYVEKPLAHTFGQVERLMDLEKRSGVVTQMGNQGHSGANYFQFKAWKDAGVIKDVTRITAHMNNPRRWHGWGQDVTAYPSQPVPAGMDWDLWMDYAPEHPHSEKLHPAEWRSWFDYGSGAFGDWGPHILDTCHEFLDLGLPEEISALKREGANEFVFPQASTIKFAFPKRGNMPKCDVTWYDGTENLPEVEAEYGKLEKDPATGKTSRAPVEIKKPGKIIYSKDLVFQGGSHEDYLRVLPYEKYMDMRRELPRFPQKNSNHYLNFLRACKGEEQARSPFSISGPLTQVFNLGCIAQRLGGSLKFSRNRKKITNNKLANALLDPAPRKGWEQYYAL; via the coding sequence ATGAAACCCGCCCCCATCTCCCCACGCGCCGACCTCTCTCGACGCCACTTCCTAAAAGCGTCCGCCGCGATCGGCGCCTTCGCTTTCCTCCCCTCCCGGATGCTCTGGGGAGCCGGCACGCCCAACGAAAAAATCCGTCTCGCCTGCATCGGCATCGGCAATCGCGGCAAGGCCAACATTAACAATATCGCCCAAAACGATATTTGCGAAATCGTCGCCCTCTGCGACGTCGACCTGCAGGGCGAGCACACCGCCGAGATCCAGGAAAATTTTCCAAAGGCGCGAAAGTTCAGCGACTTCCGAAAGCTCTTCGACGAGATGGCTGACCAGATTGACGCCGTCCTCATTTCAACCCCCGACCATTCCCACTTCAGCATGACCATGCTGGCCATGTCCTTGGGCAAGCACGTCTACGTCGAGAAGCCCCTCGCCCATACCTTCGGCCAAGTCGAGCGCCTCATGGACCTCGAAAAACGCAGCGGAGTCGTCACCCAAATGGGAAACCAAGGTCACTCCGGAGCCAATTACTTCCAGTTCAAAGCTTGGAAGGACGCCGGCGTCATCAAGGACGTCACCCGCATCACCGCCCATATGAACAATCCGCGCCGCTGGCACGGATGGGGCCAGGACGTAACCGCCTACCCGAGCCAACCCGTGCCCGCCGGAATGGACTGGGACCTCTGGATGGACTACGCTCCCGAGCACCCTCACAGCGAAAAGCTCCACCCCGCCGAGTGGCGCAGCTGGTTCGACTACGGCAGCGGGGCATTCGGCGATTGGGGTCCCCACATTTTGGATACCTGCCACGAATTCCTCGACCTCGGACTTCCCGAGGAAATCAGCGCCCTCAAGCGCGAGGGAGCCAACGAGTTCGTCTTCCCTCAGGCCTCCACCATCAAGTTCGCCTTCCCGAAACGCGGCAACATGCCGAAATGCGACGTGACCTGGTACGACGGCACTGAGAACCTCCCCGAGGTGGAAGCAGAGTACGGCAAGCTGGAAAAGGACCCCGCCACCGGCAAGACCTCCCGCGCTCCCGTAGAGATAAAGAAGCCGGGCAAGATCATCTACTCCAAGGATCTCGTTTTCCAAGGCGGCTCCCACGAGGACTACCTCAGGGTCTTGCCCTACGAGAAATACATGGACATGCGCCGCGAGCTGCCTCGCTTCCCGCAAAAGAATTCCAACCACTACCTGAACTTCCTACGCGCCTGCAAAGGCGAGGAACAAGCCCGATCGCCCTTCAGCATCAGCGGTCCGCTAACCCAAGTCTTCAACCTCGGCTGCATCGCCCAGCGACTCGGCGGCAGCCTAAAGTTCAGCCGCAATCGGAAAAAGATCACCAACAACAAGCTGGCCAACGCGCTTCTCGATCCCGCCCCTCGAAAAGGCTGGGAACAATACTACGCCCTTTAA
- a CDS encoding 3-keto-disaccharide hydrolase, with amino-acid sequence MKNALLASVAVSIISIATAGQVSDSQQQYIARYEKQTLKVAPEDALINTEKEPKLKKGFVDLYNGKNLDGWVSRGGTCTFEPTGDKIVGTCVPGSPNTFLSTVRDDYTDFIFTAELFWAVDSNSGIIFRGRTKADENGRVYGPQAEMEGLKNERGWSGGIYGEAAGGWLYPLWLDAHKEVRDALKEGEWNRITIKAVGKDIKTWVNGIPAAHYQTDTYFEGFFGLQVHSGKEGEVHFRNIKVKELVAPKKKDK; translated from the coding sequence ATGAAAAACGCCCTACTCGCCTCCGTCGCCGTATCCATAATTTCGATCGCTACCGCTGGTCAAGTTTCGGACAGCCAGCAGCAATACATCGCACGCTACGAAAAGCAGACCCTCAAGGTCGCTCCCGAGGACGCCCTCATCAACACCGAAAAGGAGCCGAAACTCAAGAAAGGCTTCGTCGACCTCTACAACGGCAAAAACCTCGATGGCTGGGTCTCGCGCGGCGGCACCTGCACCTTCGAACCCACCGGTGACAAGATAGTCGGCACCTGCGTCCCAGGCTCCCCGAACACCTTTCTCTCGACCGTCCGCGACGACTATACGGACTTCATATTCACAGCCGAACTCTTTTGGGCCGTCGACAGCAACAGCGGCATTATCTTCAGAGGGCGGACCAAAGCGGACGAGAACGGCCGAGTCTACGGCCCCCAAGCCGAAATGGAAGGTTTGAAAAACGAGCGCGGCTGGTCCGGCGGGATCTACGGCGAGGCAGCCGGCGGCTGGCTGTATCCACTCTGGCTTGACGCCCACAAGGAAGTCCGCGACGCCCTCAAGGAAGGCGAATGGAATCGCATCACCATTAAAGCCGTTGGCAAGGACATCAAGACCTGGGTCAACGGCATCCCCGCCGCCCACTACCAGACCGACACCTACTTCGAAGGCTTCTTCGGCCTCCAAGTGCACTCCGGCAAGGAAGGCGAAGTCCACTTCCGCAACATCAAGGTCAAGGAGCTCGTCGCTCCAAAAAAAAAAGACAAGTAA
- a CDS encoding 3-keto-disaccharide hydrolase, giving the protein MGEGWSIKNGIVAREGLRPGSINTVAQYKDFELSFEWKISHAGNSGIKYRAHDSLGLEYQILDDENHRDGKLPSHRAASLYDLFAAPDDKPIKPVGEWNSGRIVAKGNHIEHWLNGKKILEVEYGSAAWNAAFAASKYAKHEGFGSWTGSIHLQDHNDKVWYRNVHIREL; this is encoded by the coding sequence ATCGGCGAGGGCTGGAGCATCAAGAACGGCATCGTCGCTCGCGAAGGCTTGCGTCCTGGCAGCATCAATACAGTCGCCCAATACAAAGACTTCGAACTGAGCTTCGAATGGAAAATTTCCCACGCCGGCAACAGCGGCATCAAGTATCGGGCCCACGACAGCCTCGGGCTCGAATACCAAATCCTCGACGACGAGAACCACCGGGACGGCAAGCTGCCCAGCCACCGAGCCGCTTCGCTCTATGACCTCTTCGCCGCTCCCGACGACAAGCCGATCAAGCCCGTTGGCGAGTGGAACAGCGGTCGTATCGTCGCTAAAGGGAACCACATCGAGCACTGGCTAAACGGAAAGAAGATCCTGGAAGTCGAATACGGCAGCGCCGCCTGGAATGCCGCCTTCGCCGCCAGCAAATACGCCAAGCACGAAGGATTCGGCAGCTGGACCGGCTCTATCCACCTCCAAGACCACAACGACAAAGTCTGGTACCGCAACGTCCACATCCGAGAACTTTAA